A portion of the Rhizoctonia solani chromosome 6, complete sequence genome contains these proteins:
- a CDS encoding Isonitrile hydratase, which yields MELLETAGINSGGGAFFESIPGIPKPKVKFESEYVAETRQPIRGLAGPPITATKTFDEVSSKQFDIILIPGGSIQLDNISKPLAEFVRAQLPGAQYVLTVCSGSWLLAALGLLDGKKATSNKFLFNEIKKTTSSSIQWVAKARWVVDDNIWTSSGVTAGQDMAYEFLKTLAGLEFAIAAKNVLELRATSSDDDEFADVFKLT from the exons ATGGAACTCTTGGAAACCGCCGGTATCAACTCTGGTGGAGGAGCCTTCTTCGAGTCTATTCCAGGAATTCCAAAGCCCAAAGTGAAGTTCGAGTCCGAGTATGTAGCTGAAACTCGCCAGCCGATAAGGGGATTAGCTGGGCCCCCGATCACAGCTACCAAGACGTTTGACGAGGTTTCGTCGAAGCAGTTCGATATCATTTTAATACCAGGCG GTTCAATTCAACTTGATAACATTTCGAAACCGCTTGCCGAGTTTGTACGGGCACAGCTACCGGGTGCCCAATACGTCCTCACGGTCTGTAGTGGTAGCTGGCTGCTTGCCGCACTGGGTCTGCTCGACGGGAAAAAGGCCACCTCCAATAAATTTCTATTCAACGAAATCAAG AAAACGACTAGTTCGAGTATCCAATGGGTGGCTAAGGCGCGTTGGGTTGTTGATGACAATATATGGACGAGCTCGGGTGTGACTGCAGGACAGGATATGGCGTACGAGTTTCTCAAAACGCTCGCCGGACTGGAATTTGCGATTGCGGCGAAGAATGTGCTCGAGTTGCGAGCGACTAGCTCAGACGATGATGAGTTTGCGGATGTATTTAAACTTACTTAA
- a CDS encoding amidase has protein sequence MSRTTHTDSKPAETAWEISAARKRDDRANRLEPYAHWSLAELTPPPSHNNVIPLVHARLTDRERSFLASDVTDLAQRLATRECTALEVTTAFCKAAYAAQELTNCLTEVMFEQALARAQELDEHILTSGKVIGPLHGVPISIKDNIAVKGEDTATGFIAWAGRTIAEEDATVVRILRQAGAIIYVKTTNPQALGAVETLSNIYGRTTNPFNRSLGCGGSTGGEGALIASRGSLLGVGTDIGSSICHYYRGGFGLTSSSSLTYSHTLGVIRVPSAWCGIYGLKPSSDRSPASGLSSPYQGLDNTPVVTGPMAHSTRDLELFCRVISDYEPWTSDFSTLPIPWNSSLAQHRESEKLLIGIFTDDGVVAPHPPVIERLQKTREALIAAGHEVIDWVPMDHMKGFELGMKLLLLDGGEAIRTVLAESGEPAIPPVARLLNNYKEGGGHTLAESWAVNVQRDQFRARALKHWNDTALRSKSGRPVDAVLCPAAATLAPPPNTTSWIGYTSYWNLLDLPAVVFPSGKPLQASSWASASRSSDDQPRNPMEELVRAQWNPETFDGAPVGLQLVGRRWQEEKLLAVLKHVEDAVARFEK, from the exons ATGTCTCGCACCACCCATACCGACTCTAAGCCAGCAGAGACCGCTTGGGAAATTTCTGCCGCTCGCAAACGCGACGATCGTGCCAACCGACTCGAGCCTTACGCTCACTGGAGCTTGGCCGAGCTCACCCCTCCGCCGTCTCACAACAACGTCATACCCCTTGTACATGCTCGTCTCACTGATAGAGAGCGTTCCTTCCTCGCATCCGACGTCACCGACCTTGCACAGCGTCTGGCTACCAGAGAGTGCACCGCGCTGGAAGTGACCACAGCATTCTGCAAGGCAGCATATGCGGCTCAGGAGCTTACAAACTGCCTGACCGAGGTGATGTTTGAGCAGGCGTTGGCTCGTGCGCAGGAGCTAGACGAGCATATATTGACGAGCGGGAAGGTGATTGGACCGCTGCACGGTGTGCCGATCAGCATCAAGGACAATATTGCCGTCAAAGGCGAGGATACTGCGACTGGCTTTATTGCTTGGGCGGGGCGCACGATTGCGGAAGAAGACGCGACTGTGGTTCGGATTTTGCGGCAGGCTGGAGCTATTATCTATGTCAAGACAACTAATCCTCAGGCCTTGGGCG CTGTCGAAACGTTGAGCAATATCTACGGACGCACGACCAATCCTTTCAATCGAAGTCTCGGCTGCGGCGGAAGCACTGGCGGCGAAGGAGCGCTAATTGCATCCCGTGGAAGCTTGCTCGGAGTTGGAACAGATATTGGAAGTTCTATT TGTCATTATTACAGAGGTGGGTTTGGGCTTACATCGTCCTCTTCATTAACATACTCACATACACTTGGTGTCATTAGAGTACCTTCGGCATGGTGCGGAATATATGGGTTGAAACCCTCGAGCGATAGGTCGCCCGCTTCTGGCTTATCGTCGCCGTACCAAGGGCTCGACAATACACCCGTGGTAACAG GACCGATGGCACACTCCACTAGAGATCTCGAGCTGTTCTGTCGCGTCATTTCCGACTACGAACCATGGACCTCCGACTTCAGCACCCTGCCCATCCCTTGGAATTCATCTCTCGCCCAGCATAGAGAGAGCGAGAAGCTTTTGATCGGAATCTTTACCGACGACGGAGTAGTGGCACCCCATCCACCGGTCATTGAGCGCCTACAAAAGACTCGAGAAGCGCTGATCGCAGCAGGGCACGAGGTTATCGATTGGGTGCCGATGGATCATATGAAAGGCTTTGAGCTTGGC ATGAAGCTACTACTGCTCGATGGCGGAGAAGCCATACGCACCGTTCTAGCTGAATCAGGAGAACCCGCGATCCCGCCTGTCGCACGACTCTTGAACAATTACAAAGAGGGAGGTGGGCACACATTGGCCGAGTCATGGGCTGTGAACGTCCAGCGTGACCAGTTCCGAGCGCGTGCATTGAAGCATTGGAATGATACCGCATTGCGGTCCAAGAGCGGACGCCCAGTTGATGCGGTGTTGTGTCCAGCGGCGGCTACGCTTGCGCCCCCTCCCAACACCACATCATGGATAGGGTATACTTCATACTGGAATTTACTCGATCTTCCAGCTGTGGTCTTCCCATCGGGAAAGCCACTCCAAGCCAGCTCCTGGGCATCTGCAAGCCGCTCTTCGGATGACCAGCCTCGAAACCCGATGGAAGAGCTCGTAAGGGCTCAATGGAACCCTGAGACATTCGATGGCGCACCCGTAGGCCTTCAACTTGTGGGCCGTCGGTGGCAGGAGGAGAAGCTACTGGCTGTGCTGAAACACGTCGAAGACGCTGTGGCCAGATTCGAAAAGTGA
- a CDS encoding Enoyl-(Acyl carrier protein) reductase — MSVKRRASKLAVITLLQIGSVFALPTTTDSVRFDCIFSATSGGHVLKYDLCPLLSRAKYRISRDVETPPSITRIHYDISLGDYIPWDGTLPARDQCEQGTNVCMTVISERPDHRLEPPRTIYVVPVAGNFPDRQLNVTSKLSRKIDSMGNLPLTVTFRGGLYMGVPQKAVFTFMCDSSVTEPSEPTLLSHADPLEDQGNHKLVWKSKHACPLGGYPSGQRDGPPEPTLPIPVHDPLPGSQDGGRMAGPGTVVIIVLLGMVIFGNLKRRWAGRHSTSRYRSFALSRVSPAVHHDADPRSPLTPHTPDAHHIRKYTTVDYLLSHLPNSTDQPNDPSLSFAHHLPPGSLPELQKGIDNLELFQADVTDEHAVKKLFSRGGEFFEQEVQVLIGKSLDKFHLKDVNLVDMDLAQWKRTLDVNLTGPFLLVREFLRRLRKPRRKFAPDLSKVAVVVIGSTSGEFGEAGHVERAIATVPLRKIATTSDIARQVLVLASSTFSGHVTGQNIIVAGGMEGRLLNPPGETSAKHEDGSATAAASTSPRAKPRMDLGFTNVHVLITGASGGIGSVITRLFLDHGARVTAQYNTKTGVLEQSDRLHLVKANVTDAESVKQLFITAGDKFKQEVQILIVCHGIWVKDEVDLVDMEPSQWTETVSVNLFGTLLVAREFLRALRSPRQDYEPDLSKVAMVVMGSTCGEFGEKGHIDYACGSSGLQHGLVCTLKHEIVKIAPQGRINAVSPGWVNTPMAGFF, encoded by the exons ATGTCTGTCAAGCGCCGAGCCTCCAAGCTGGCTGTCATCACTCTATTGCAAATCGGATCAGTATTTGCACTTCCGACCACCACTGACAGCGTCCGCTTCGATTGCATCTTCAGTGCAACCTCGGGCGGTCATGTCCTCAAATATGACCTCTGTCCTCTACTAAGTCGTGCAAAGTATAGGATATCGAGAGATGTAGAAACACCGCCTTCCATAACCAGG ATACATTACGATATCAGTCTTGGCGACTATATTCCTTGGGATGGCACTCTTCCGGCTCGTGATCAATGCGAGCAAGGGACAAACGTCTGCATGACTG TGATCAGCGAGCGTCCTGATCATCGGCTCGAACCTCCTAGGACAATATACGTCGTACCTGTAGCAGGAAATTTCCCGGATCGTCAGTTGAATGTGACTTCCAAGCTTTCTCGAAAGATAGATTCTATGGGAAATC TCCCTCTCACGGTGACGTTCCGTGGCGGTTTATATATGGGCGTTCCTCAAAAGGCCGTTTTCACTTTTATGTGTGATTCATCGGTCACTGAG CCCTCAGAACCAACGTTGTTGTCGCACGCTGACCCTCTTGAAGACCAAGGGAATCATAAACTGGTCTGGAAATCTAAACATGCATGTCCCCTAGGCGGATATCCTTCAGGACAGAGAGATGGTCCGCCTGAGCCAACTCTACCTATACCAGTACATGACCCATTACCTGGTTCTCAAGATGGAGGGCGCATGGCTGGTCCTGGAACAGTCGT CATAATTGTACTCCTCGGGATGGTTATATTTGGAAATCTCAAGAGGCGATGGGCGGGAAGGCATAGTACCAGTCGCTACCGTTCATTCGCACTCTCGCGTGTTAGCCCTGCGGTTCACCACGACGCTGATCCGCGCTCACCACTTACCCCACATACCCCCGATGCACACCACATTCGGAAATATACCACTGTAGACTA TTTGCTTAGTCATCTTCCCAATTCGACTGATCAACCCAACGATCCCTCACTTTCCTTTGCCCATCATCTTCC CCCTGGATCCCTACCGGAGCTTCAAAAGGGAATCGATAATCTAGAGCTGTTCCAAGCGGATGTGACGGACGAACATGCTGTCAAGAAACTGTTTTCGCGCGGCGGAGAGTTTTTCGAACAGGAGGTTCAGGTGTTAATTGGCAAGTCCCTTGATAAATTCCATTTAA AGGATGTGAACCTCGTAGACATGGACTTGGCACAGTGGAAGCGAACATTGGATGTGAACTTGACAG GCCCATTCTTGCTTGTTCGTGAATTCCTTCGGCGTCTTCGCAAACCACGACGAAAGTTTGCACCTGATTTATCAAAGGTCGCAGTCGTCGTTATAGGGAGCACCTCGGGAGAATTCGGTGAGGCCGGGCACGTTG AGCGGGCAATCGCGAC TGTTCCCCTGAGAAAAATAGCCACTACAAGTGATATAGCTCGACAGGTTTTGGTACTTGCTTCTTCGACTTTTTCGGGGCATGTAACAGGGCAAAATATTATTGTTGCTGGTGGAATGGAAGGACGACTACTTAACCCTCCCGGAGAGACAAGTGCAAAACACGAGGATGGAAGTGCTACTGCTGCCGCTAGCACCAGCCCAAGGGCAAAGCCCCG GATGGATCTCGGGTTCACTAATGTTCACGTCCTCATCACAGGAGCCTCAGGTGGCATTGGTTCCGTCATCACTAGACTATTTTTAG ACCACGGGGCCCGAGTTACTGCACAATACAATACGAAAACTGGGGTCCTCGAGCAGTCCGATAGACTTCATTTGGTGAAAGCCAACGTTACCGATGCGGAATCCGTAAAACAGTTGTTCATCACTGCTGGAGATAAATTCAAGCAAGAAGTCCAAATTCTTATTG TGTGCCATGGAATTTGGGTGAAGGACGAGGTGGATCTAGTTGACATGGAGCCTTCACAGTGGACCGAGACTGTATCCGTGAACCTGTTTG gcactttGCTTGTGGCCAGAGAGTTTCTCAGGGCTTTACGAAGTCCTCGACAAGACTACGAACCTGACCTTTCCAAGGTGGCTATGGTGGTAATGGGGAGCACATGTGGAGAGTTTGGAGAAAAAGGACACATAG ACTACGCGTGCGGATCTTCTGGACTTCAACACGGACTTGTTTGTACATTGAAACACGAAATCGTTAAAATCGCACCTCAGGGACGAATCAACGCGGTATCTCCAGGATGGGTGAATACGCCAATGGCAGGATTTTTCTGA
- a CDS encoding nucleoporin NDC1: MSAVTRTTFPAAQLPAKPTSTSYENACRHILSQRFRQLLHKSATLAAVVVFVSTLNLRGPILSSILTNAIHISLAFVFGILPTLVARKIRRRALQTPRPKTLVAEIGSLSLLYLALYAVSGLVLAECYATFVSLRVQGLKLSLFTGSNRYPWSINERHVMLCWGNTLLGATYAALDGIQHRNPAWLRRYGGFTQRRSTATWKSVSRSAVLAAYYWPIFTIAYFVCRVPFLLVTNKFLGFVLSPFLHFMMRGGAFWQLLSFSLFWRMFVLQLTTLVMWDVAGEWFEINASQVIHLSQFKEDPNAVLIAGLQSQDPYYKYFAFAELANVVSTRPPRRVALFSDLKANPTAWEQVCRECLLFLGKDYTRVIGRSGPASTVTSAPSAPVTSKSSTLSTGPVYKHPTQSTGPIDAFVGAANTVATVIPANLSVPAIFLPTPHPTASAPSSVPSITQPWKFNLPNLVDFDKLIGKLPPVWARRVRSVVRDRKEAVLEGLLEGRAADVWIVEALSTLIAQSLHEDPYGRVQRDIPRVLEAFVSYLGALEQLIEEVNADLTPESEDAVRAVVQPVADALREGIRMIVLEFGHRLKAFTFPPRVAKRLQTMVDYL; encoded by the exons ATGTCTGCGGTAACACGAACGACATTCCCTGCAGCCCAGCTTCCTGCCAAACCTACGTCAACGTCATACGAGAATGCATGTCGG CACATTCTGAGTCAGCGCTTTCGTCAGCTCTTGCATAAGTCGGCTACTCTTGCTGCTGTCGTTGTGTTCGTATCTACGCTCAACCTCCGAG GCCCCATTTTATCATCGATACTCACAAATGCTATACATATTTCTCTGGCGTTTGTGTTCGGCATATTACCTACACTGGTTGCTCGAAAAATTCGCCGACGAG CCCTTCAAACGCCTCGGCCCAAGACTCTCGTTGCAGAAATTGGGTCTCTCTCGCTTCTCTATCTCGCACTATACGCCGTTTCGGGGCTTGTGCTTGCAGAGTGCTACGCCACGTTTGTGAGCCTGCGTGTCCAAGGTCTCAAACTTTCACTATTCACCGGCTCAAA CCGGTACCCATGGAGCATAAATGAACGACATGTCATGCTTTGCTGGGGGAACACTCTTTTAGGAGCAACATACGCTGCGTTGGATGGAATCCAGCACCGGAATCCCGCGTGGTTGCGTCGTTAT GGTGGTTTCACGCAACGTCGTAGCACAGCAACCTGGAAATCGGTTTCACGCTCTGCAGTCTTGGCTGCGTACTACTGGCCGATTTTCACTATTGCCTATTTCGTCTGCAGAGTACCGTTTCTGCTTGTTACGAATAAGTTTCTAGGATTCGTACTGAG CCCGTTTTTACACTTTATGATGCGTGGAGGAGCTTTCTGGCAACTCTTGTCATTCTCGTTGTTCTGGCGCATGTTTGTTTTGCAATTGACGACACTTGTCATGTGGGACGTCGCGGGGGAGTGGTTCGAAATCAATGCGAGCCAA GTTATTCACCTTTCTCAATTCAAAGAAGATCCCAATGCTGTTCTTATTGCTGGACTGCAAAGTCAAGACCCATACTACAAG TACTTTGCATTTGCTGAATTGGCCAATGTTGTATCCACTCGTCCTCCTCGCAGAGTTGCTTTGTTCTCAGATCTCAAGGCCAATCCTACGGCCTGGGAACAAGTATGCCGCGAGTGTTTATTATTCCTCGGCAAAGATTACACTAGAGTTATTGGGAGAAGTGGGCCAGCGTCTACAG TAACGTCAGCTCCAAGCGCACCGGTCACATCCAAAAGCTCTACATTGTCCACCGGTCCAGTATATAAGCATCCGACTCAATCGACGGGCCCCATCGACGCATTCGTGGGCGCCGCCAACACTGTTGCCACAGTTATCCCAGCCAACCTCAGCGTACCTGCCATCTTTTTGCCGACCCCCCATCCTACGGCCTCTGCCCCGTCTTCAGTACCTTCGATTACCCAGCCTTGGAAATTTAACTTGCCCAACCTGGTAGATTTCGACAAGCTGATTGGGAAGCTGCCTCCTGTTTGGGCACGCCGGGTTCGTTCAGTTGTCCGGGATCGAAAAGAGGCCGTGCTTGAAGGCTTGTTGGAAGGTCGAGCTGCAGATGTATGGATCGTTGAAG CTCTCTCGACACTTATCGCCCAGTCACTCCACGAGGACCCCTATGGTCGCGTTCAGCGAGACATCCCGCGCGTTTTGGAGGCATTTGTTTCTTATCTTGGGGCGCTGGAGCAATTGATCGAAGAGGTCAATGCAGACTTGACTCCAGAGAGCGAAGATGCTGTGCGGGCCGTTGTGCAACCCGTTGCGGATG CCCTAAGGGAAGGGATCCGTATGATCGTACTCGAGTTTGGACATCGCCTAAAAGCATTTACGTTCCCGCCCCGCGTGGCGAAGCGGCTACAGACCATGGTGGATTATTTGTAG
- a CDS encoding aldo/keto reductase family protein — translation MQILTLIVPSSNGLTAVQVKYIAQSRRYRQYVARQKPFLDKQKVLKRLEWACVNWFRNWDEAIWTDKLQLGTGNHSVHPMVTRKPGEAYLPECLAPTFQSGHEALMVWGCISHGYKGPLIQLEMAPWLQLRNGRWRGGGFNSEGYVMQVLNGPLKDFIAQMEKVKGHRMLVVEDGAPAHKGKLAKQACEELGIKHIAHPPSSPDLNPIEPLWMELKRRVYSTPGARRSLEHLWNATEAAWKSFTADDINKYTRKMPSWYYHGYLYDDLTHWQFEFAYYWFWSYAVGIGGMTYGNFVSSEDGPRLSLLDQLLELGRTHWDTARGYGDSEELISNWFKRTGKYDQIFLVTKFGVDSSQPGGLRANGTPKCAEKCFNDYLEKLGVDIISLPGKIRHIGLSQPSFATIRRAHKVHPIVAIQVEYSPFERLIEQQEHLLEIARELVTAVMAYSPLGKGLLTEQTDHFSDGDFRKQIRKYSQENFQKILKLIDGFKQIGKAHDATSGQVALAYLLEQGDDIIPISG, via the exons ATGCAAATTCTCACCTTGATTGTGCCGTCTA GTAATGGCCTTACTGCTGTGCAAGTCAAGTACATTGCCCAGAGCCGGCGCTACCGCCAATATGTTGCGCGCCAAAAGCCATTCTTAGATAAGCAAAAGGTCCTAAAGCGTCTAGAATGGGCTTGCGTGAACTGGTTTAGGAACTGGGATGAAGCCATTTGGACTGACAAGCTCCAGTTGGGGACCGGCAATCACTCAGTTCACCCAATGGTCACCCGGAAACCCGGAGAGGCATATCTCCCGGAATGCCTAGCCCCAACCTTTCAAAGTGGCCATGAAGCATTAATGGTATGGGGGTGTATCTCCCATGGGTATAAGGGGCCACTTATCCAACTGGAGATGGCTCCCTGGCTGCAATTGCGTaatgggaggtggagggggggagggttcaactcagaaggatatgttATGCAGGTCCTAAATGGTCCACTTAAGGACTTCATTGCACAGATGGAGAAAGTCAAGGGACACAGGATGCTAGTAGTTGAAGATGGGGCCCCAGCACACAAAGGAAAGCTAGCCAAACAGGCTTGTGAAGAACTTGGTATTAAACACATTGCACACCCCCCAAGTTCACCAGACCTAAACCCAATAGAACCATTATGGATGGAACTTAAGCGACGTGTGTACAGTACCCCTGGGGCCCGAAGAAGTCTTGAGCACCTTTGGAATGCCACTGAAGCTGCCTGGAAATCCTTCACAGCAGATGATATCAATAAGTACACACGGAAAATGCCATCTTGG TACTACCATGGCTACTTGTACGACGATTTGACGCATTGGCAATTCGAGTTTGCCTACTATTGGTTTTGGAGCTATGCTGTG GGAATTGGTGGTATGACATACGGGAACTTTGTTTCTTCCGAGGATGGACCCAGATTAAGC TTGTTAGACCAGCTACTCGAGCTTGGACGCACCCATTGGGATACTGCCAGAGGCTAT GGTGATTCTGAAGAGTTAATCAGTAACTGGTTCAAACGTACCGGAAAATATGACCAG ATCTTCTTGGTAACGAAG TTTGGGGTAGATTCCAGCCAACCTGGCGGGCTGCGTGCAAATGGGACACCAAAATG TGCCGAAAAATGCTTCAATGATTACCTAGAGAAATTGGGTGTCGATATCATCAGCTT GCCTGGAAAGATTCGCCATATTGGGCTTTCCCAACCTTCATTTGCAACAATCCGTCGCGCTCACAAGGTCCACCCAATCGTCGCTATTCAGGTCGAG TATTCGCCATTTGAGCGTTTGATTGAACAACAAGAACACCTTCTGGAAATAGCGCGAGAGCTTGTAACTGCTGTTATGGCCTATTCTCCCTTGGGCAAAGGCTTACTCACAGAGCAAACC GATCACTTTTCGGATGGCGACTTCCGAAAGCAAATCCGGAAATATTCTCAGGAGAATTTCCAGAAAATTCTGAAGCTAATCGATGGGTTCAAGCAAATCGGAAAGGCCCATGATGCTACTTCGGGACAAGTGGCTCTTGCATACTTGCTTGAGCAAGGGGACGATATTATCCCCATATCAGGATGA
- a CDS encoding polygalacturonase, producing MISTLALLSLTPVVFASPARRCTGTISSLDDVSSAVECTTININSFTVPAGETFSISAPTGATINVLGNVTFGYAVWSGPFFELSGTDITFNGNGYTFNGQGEQYWDGLGSSGSTKPHPMMKIKSSGTFTNLIVKNSPQQCFSFGNDAALTVSKVTVDNSDGNSPNSLSDGKPAGHNTDGFDVSVSDLTIEDSTVINQDDCLAINKGSNIVFQRNSCSNGHGISIGSITSDVTVSNVQILDNTVTSNAQGFRIKTDASATGSMVSGIYYSGNTATGCTSYGVIVDQSYPSTLGTPGTGVIISNVTFAGTNTVSVASGADEVEVNCGSGSCTGTWNWSGLKVSGGSAGSSDYSGITGFSV from the exons ATGATTTCTACACTTGCTCTGCTCTCTCTGACGCCTGTCGTATTCGCATCTCCGGCTCGTCGATGCACAGGTACCATATCCTCTCTCGACGACGTTTCTTCCGCCGTTGAGTGCACCACA ATCAACATCAATTCTTTCACTGTACCCGCTGGCGAGACTTTTAGTATCAGCGCACCTACAGGGGCCACCATTAACGTCCTAGGGAATGTGACG TTCGGATATGCCGTATGGTCAGGCCCTTTCTTTGAGCTAAGCGGGACAGATATTACGT TCAATGGCAATGGCTATACCTTCAACGGCCAAGGTGAACAATACTGGGACGGCCTCGGAAGCAGTGGGTCCACAAAACCCCACCCAATGATGAA GATCAAATCATCCGGCACCTTTACCAATCTCATCGTCAAGAATTCTCCGCAGCAATGCTTCAGTTTTGGAAATGACGCTGCCCTGACTGTCTCCAAAGTGACCGTAGATAACT CGGACGGTAATAGCCCAAATAGCTTGAGTGATGGAAAGCCCGCAGGACATAACACTGATGGCTTCGACG TCTCGGTCTCGGATTTAACTATTGAGGATAGCACCGTCATTAATCAAGATGATTGCCTTGCGATCAACAAAGGTTCCAATATTGTCTTCCAGCGCAATTCATGCAGCAACGGGCACGGGATCTCTATTGGGTCGATTACCTCAGATGTCACTGTCAGTAATGTCCAGATATTGGACAATACTGTGACAAGCAACGCACAAGGATTCCGCATCAAGACCGACGCTTCGGCAACTGG ATCCATGGTGTCAGGCATCTACTATTCCGGTAACACCGCGACGGGATGTACAAGCTACGGTGTAATTGTTGATCAGAGCTACCCTTCAACTTTGGGAACTCCTGGAACTGGCGTTATCATTTCG AACGTAACTTTTGCGGGCACCAACACTGTTTCCGTGGCAAGTGGTGCCGATGAGGTCGAGGTGAACTGCGGCTCTGGTTCTTGCACTG GTACCTGGAACTGGTCGGGTCTGAAAGTCTCCGGAGGATCGGCTGGGTCGAGCGATTACAGTGGGATCACCGGGTTCTCAGTGTGA
- a CDS encoding Cys/Met metabolism PLP-dependent enzyme yields the protein MSKSFGLTTKLLHADDGSHSEAGIAPSISVSTTFREPIPEKLEYPSDPDPSTPDRHIYSRYTTPVSTRVEKDAHAITYASGIAATTTALVHLGPKRLAIRDGYHGVHVSIEVYKKSRPDLELIDIDDEFRPGDVCWIETPLNPTGEARNLKHYADKIHAVGGRLIVDSTFAPPPLQDAFASGADIVLHSATKYLGGHSDLLCGVLAVKDLQEWHALWHLRTFTGNMMGSLESFLLLRSLKTFELRVTRQAASGEALAQWLHKISQTPAGQTYDGVRGGCIRRVWHATLQEQDQEWVKKQMPGGGPACFTIELEDPDEARILPYLLELFIPATSLGGVESLIEQRYLSDPKEDKRRLRLSVGLENLEDLKEDLRQGLNKVTEKVKERT from the exons ATGTCGAAAAGCTTCGGACTCACGACCAAACTGCTTCATGCAGACGATGGCTCACACTCTGAAGCTGGCATTGCGCCATCTATATCCGTTTCAACTA CTTTCCGTGAACCAATTCCTGAAAAACTCGAGTATCCGTCCGACCCCGACCCATCCACACCAGACAGGCACATCTACAGCCGCTACACGACTCCGGTCTCGACCCGAGTCGAGAAG GACGCACATGCAATCACCTATGCCTCTGGTATTGCTGCGACTACGACG GCCCTGGTCCACTTGGGTCCGAAGCGCCTCGCCATCCGAGATGGCTATCATGGTGTTCATGTGTCCATCGAGGTGTACAAAAAGAGCAGGCCGGATCTG GAGCTCATTGACATTGATGATGAATTCAGACCAGGGGATGTGTGCTGGATCGAAACTCCGCTCAATCCCACGGGAGAGGCGCGTAATCTTAAGCATTATGCAGACAAG ATTCATGCTGTGGGAGGTCGCCTCATTGTAGACTCTACCTTTGCGCCTCCCCCGCTCCAAGATGCATTTGCTTCAGGAGCCGATATTGTACTTCACAGTG CTACCAAGTATCTTGGAGGCCACTCTGACCTTTTATGCGGTGTACTTGCCGTAAAGGATCTTCAAGAATGGCATGCACTCTGGCACCTCCGTACATTCACAGGAAACATGATG GGCTCTCTCGAATCATTCTTACTACTTCGTTCCCTTAAGACCTTCGAATTGCGAGTTACTCGACAGGCAGCAAGCGGCGAGGCTCTTGCTCAATGGCTGCACAAGATCTCCCAGACTCCCGCGGGGCAGACTTACGATGGAGTCCGGGGTGGATGTATCAGGCGTGTTTGGCATGCGACCTTGCAAGAGCAGGATCAAGAGTGGGTCAAGAAGCAAATGCCTGGCGGGGGTCCGGCTTGTTTCACAATCGAG CTTGAAGATCCTGACGAGGCACGCATTTTACCGTACTTGTTGGAGTTGTTTATA CCTGCAACGTCACTTGGTGGTGTTGAGTCATTGATCGAACAACGGTACCTCTCTGATCCTAAAGAAGACAAGAGACGCCTCCGGCTAAGTGTTGGCCTCGAAAACTTGGAA GATCTCAAGGAGGACTTGCGTCAAGGTTTGAATAAGGTTACCGAAAAGGTCAAGGAGAGGACTTGA